A section of the Pithys albifrons albifrons isolate INPA30051 chromosome 4, PitAlb_v1, whole genome shotgun sequence genome encodes:
- the RDH10 gene encoding retinol dehydrogenase 10 isoform X1 gives MNILLEFFVVTFRVLWAFVLAAAKWLVRPKEKSVAGQVCLITGAGSGLGRLFALEFARRRALLVLWDINTQSNEETAGMVRHIYREMTEEAAAAAPGVAGDGEKDALPHCKLQVYTYTCDVGKRENVYSTAERVRKEVGEVSVLVNNAGVVSGHHLLECPDELIERTMMVNCHAHFWTTKAFLPKMLEMNHGHIVTVASSLGLFSTAGVEDYCASKFGAVGFHESLSHELKAAEKDGIKTTLVCPYLVDTGMFRGCRIRKEIEPFLPPLKPEYCVKQAMRAILTDQPMICTPRLMYMVTFMKSILPFEAVVCMYRFLGADKCMYPFIAQRKQATNNNEAKNGI, from the exons ATGAACATCCTGCTGGAGTTCTTCGTGGTGACGTTCCGAGTGCTGTGGGCGTTCGTGCTGGCCGCGGCCAAGTGGCTGGTACGGCCCAAGGAGAAGAGCGTAGCGGGGCAGGTGTGCCTGATCACCGGGGCGGGCAGCGGCCTGGGCCGCCTCTTCGCCCTGGAGTTTGCCCGGCGCCGGGcgctgctggtgctgtgggacaTCAACACGCAGAGCAACGAGGAGACCGCGGGCATGGTGCGGCACATCTACCGGGAGATGACCGAGGAGgcggccgccgccgcgcccggAG TAGCTGGAGATGGAGAGAAGGATGCGCTGCCCCATTGCAAACTGCAGGTTTACACATACACCTGTGATGTGGGCAAAAGAGAGAATGTCTATTCGACAGCTGAGAGGGTCCGCAAGGAGGTCGGCGAGGTGTCTGTCCTCGTTAACAATGCTGGTGTGGTCTCCGGGCACCATCTTCTGGAGTGTCCTGACGAGCTTATTGAGAGGACCATGATGGTCAACTGTCATGCACATTTCTGG ACCACTAAAGCATTCCTTCCCAAGATGCTGGAAATGAACCACGGACACATTGTGACAGTTGCAAGTTCCTTGGGACTCTTCAGTACTGCTGGAGTGGAG GATTATTGTGCCAGCAAATTTGGAGCTGTAGGTTTCCATGAGTCTTTGAGCCATGAATTGAAGGCTGCTGAAAAGGATGGAATCAAAACTACTTTAGTCTGCCCTTATCTTGTAGATACTGGAATGTTTAGAGGGTGCAGGATCAG aaaagaaattgagCCTTTCCTTCCACCCTTGAAACCAGAATACTGTGTGAAGCAGGCTATGAGAGCTATCCTTACAGACCAGCCAATGATCTGCACACCTCGCCTCATGTATATGGTCACCTTCATGAAAAG TATTCTGCCGTTTGAAGCAGTTGTGTGCATGTACCGATTTTTGGGAGCAGACAAGTGTATGTATCCCTTCATCGCCCAACGGAAACAGGCTACAAACAACAATGAAGCCAAAAATGGAATTTAA
- the RDH10 gene encoding retinol dehydrogenase 10 isoform X2, translating to MNILLEFFVVTFRVLWAFVLAAAKWLVRPKEKSVAGQVCLITGAGSGLGRLFALEFARRRALLVLWDINTQSNEETAGMVRHIYREMTEEAAAAAPGAGDGEKDALPHCKLQVYTYTCDVGKRENVYSTAERVRKEVGEVSVLVNNAGVVSGHHLLECPDELIERTMMVNCHAHFWTTKAFLPKMLEMNHGHIVTVASSLGLFSTAGVEDYCASKFGAVGFHESLSHELKAAEKDGIKTTLVCPYLVDTGMFRGCRIRKEIEPFLPPLKPEYCVKQAMRAILTDQPMICTPRLMYMVTFMKSILPFEAVVCMYRFLGADKCMYPFIAQRKQATNNNEAKNGI from the exons ATGAACATCCTGCTGGAGTTCTTCGTGGTGACGTTCCGAGTGCTGTGGGCGTTCGTGCTGGCCGCGGCCAAGTGGCTGGTACGGCCCAAGGAGAAGAGCGTAGCGGGGCAGGTGTGCCTGATCACCGGGGCGGGCAGCGGCCTGGGCCGCCTCTTCGCCCTGGAGTTTGCCCGGCGCCGGGcgctgctggtgctgtgggacaTCAACACGCAGAGCAACGAGGAGACCGCGGGCATGGTGCGGCACATCTACCGGGAGATGACCGAGGAGgcggccgccgccgcgcccggAG CTGGAGATGGAGAGAAGGATGCGCTGCCCCATTGCAAACTGCAGGTTTACACATACACCTGTGATGTGGGCAAAAGAGAGAATGTCTATTCGACAGCTGAGAGGGTCCGCAAGGAGGTCGGCGAGGTGTCTGTCCTCGTTAACAATGCTGGTGTGGTCTCCGGGCACCATCTTCTGGAGTGTCCTGACGAGCTTATTGAGAGGACCATGATGGTCAACTGTCATGCACATTTCTGG ACCACTAAAGCATTCCTTCCCAAGATGCTGGAAATGAACCACGGACACATTGTGACAGTTGCAAGTTCCTTGGGACTCTTCAGTACTGCTGGAGTGGAG GATTATTGTGCCAGCAAATTTGGAGCTGTAGGTTTCCATGAGTCTTTGAGCCATGAATTGAAGGCTGCTGAAAAGGATGGAATCAAAACTACTTTAGTCTGCCCTTATCTTGTAGATACTGGAATGTTTAGAGGGTGCAGGATCAG aaaagaaattgagCCTTTCCTTCCACCCTTGAAACCAGAATACTGTGTGAAGCAGGCTATGAGAGCTATCCTTACAGACCAGCCAATGATCTGCACACCTCGCCTCATGTATATGGTCACCTTCATGAAAAG TATTCTGCCGTTTGAAGCAGTTGTGTGCATGTACCGATTTTTGGGAGCAGACAAGTGTATGTATCCCTTCATCGCCCAACGGAAACAGGCTACAAACAACAATGAAGCCAAAAATGGAATTTAA
- the RPL7 gene encoding large ribosomal subunit protein uL30 → MRPPLSSGAAMADKEAKKVPSVPESLLKKRQAYAAMKAKRQKKILAIKKHRKAQRKLIYARAQAYHKEYRHMYRQEIRMARMARKAGNYYVPAEPKLAFVIRIRGTNGVSPKVRKVLQLLRLRQIFNGTFVKLNKASINMLRIVEPYIAWGYPNLKSVHELIYKRGYGKINKQRIALTDNRLIQKRLGKLGIICMEDVIHEIYTVGKNFKVVNNFLWPFKLSSPRGGMKKKTIHFVEGGDAGNREDQINRLIRRMN, encoded by the exons ATGCGCCCTCCCCTCTCTTCCGGCGCTGCGATGGCGGACAAGGA aGCAAAGAAGGTGCCCTCGGTGCCCGAGAGCCTGCTGAAGAAGCGGCAGGCCTATGCGGCCATGAAAGCCAAACGGCAGAAGAAGATTTTGGCTATAAAAAAG CACCGTAAGGCACAAAGGAAACTCATCTATGCCAGAGCCCAGGCTTACCACAAGGAGTACAGGCACATGTACCGGCAGGAGATCCGGATGGCCAGGATGGCCCGCAAGGCTGGCAACTACTATGTGCCAGCTGAGCCCAAACTGGCCTTTGTGATCAGGATAAGAGG CACAAATGGTGTCAGCCCAAAGGTCCGCAAAGTGTTGCAGCTTCTTCGCCTGCGCCAGATCTTTAATGGCACGTTTGTAAAGCTCAACAAGGCTTCTATCAATATGCTGCGGATTGTTGAACCCTACATTGCCTGGGG GTACCCCAACCTGAAGTCTGTGCATGAGCTGATCTACAAGCGTGGTTACGGCAAGATCAACAAGCAGCGCATTGCTCTCACTGACAACCGCCTGATCCAGAAACGCCTTG GAAAGCTTGGCATCATCTGCATGGAAGATGTGATCCATGAAATCTACACTGTTGGCAAGAACTTCAAAGTCGTGAACAACTTCCTTTGGCCCTTCAAGTTATCCTCTCCTCGGGGTggaatgaagaagaaaacaatccaCTTCGTGGAAGGTGGGGATGCTGGTAACAGAGAAGACCAGATCAACAGACTCATAAGAAGAATGAACTAA